A window from Myxococcus fulvus encodes these proteins:
- the uvrA gene encoding excinuclease ABC subunit UvrA: protein MHKTHLVGARTHNLKELSVDLAEGELVCITGVSGAGKSSLALDTLYAEGQRRFVESFSPYARQFLERLERPPMEALEPVAAGVAVDRRAPVKSSRSTVATLADVEPYLSALFTREAMPVCPACGVEAVRTDAGVAARALVAESPDVAALIAFPLRVPDTASFLDVRARLLKDGYHRLVVQGEVKELESLKPSEATDSAGIARVLVDRVKLSSSQVGRVTQALEDAWNRAEGEAVVLLPGAEAKRVRRGLVCPKCAREFEAARPGLFSYQSPVGACAACRGFGRTIGIDWDKVIPNPSLSLSQGAIRPWSGASTEWERGMLQRWCREKKIPLDAPWSSLTPAQRESVLEGAGDYDGGRAYPGVRAWFRWMEGRTYKMHVRVLLARYRAYSLCKDCGGARLNEQARAYRVGGLDLPGWHGLELTQALSRLDALGTTTGQGELARRELAGRLRYLQRVGLGYLTLDRQARTLSGGEAQRVSLTAALGTSLTGSLFVLDEPTVGLHPGDVPPLTEAIAELAERGNIALVIEHDPLVIRSAHRVLELGPGAGREGGELCFDGPPEALAKRKDLPTGRLLAGGADVKRAPRERTGELVVKGAREHNLKALSVKVPLGVLCAVTGPSGSGKSTLVDEVLYRHLARRLGVKDVEAPGAVDALEGADAVKAITFVDQSPLGRTSRGNAATYTKAWDRMRERFAAEPDAEVRGLTPAHFSFNVDKGRCEACSGEGYETVEMQFLADVALLCAVCRGRRFKEEVLAVRHQGFSVAQVLEMTVAEALQHFGGDAALRRALAPVARLGLGYLPLGQPLSTLSGGEAQRLKLARALASEAAGALFLIDEPSAGLHAEDVRHVIDALHALVDMGASVIVVDHDVAVMKASDWVIDLGPVGGKDGGRLVAEGTPESVARGEGATAVALRGERKPLGRVVKARRPGKDAAPAIEVEHAREHNLQDVSCKIPLGKMTVVTGPSGSGKSSLAFDVVFAEGQRRFLETLSPYARQFLPTMPRPDVERVSSIPPSVALEQRTSRAGGTSTVATVTEVSHYLRLLFAKLGEPHCPNDDTPITSTSPEVLFAQLSQMKGDGTVLAPAVRSRKGTYLDVFAAAARAGITTAIVDGQLSSTDDPPRLAKTREHDIDLVMHEGKLSKLPRDVFDKALGWGQGALKIRTSKGETLLSTERTCPKCGTAVPELDPRWFSFNTKQGRCESCEGTGVKGGSEAQAEGETAPCRECGGSRLAPVPRGVRLEGARYHEVVQQSVAASLARVRGWKFKADRALLGEPSRQELLRRMEFLERVGLGYLSLDRNAATLSGGEMQRLRLSAQLGAGLTGAMYVLDEPTIGLHPRDTHRLLDNLRALVNTGSTVLVVEHDSDTIRAADHLLDLGPTGGRGGGRILAEGPPDVVLQGESPTALALRASQVRPPSGRGEPKQWLELKGARANNLKRVDLRLPVGRLNVVSGVSGSGKSTLIRQVLYPALREALELVSSKPGPFDTLKGVEAVKRVMSVDQSPIGRTPRSVPATFLGIWDELRRAFAATPEAKIRGFSAARFSFNTASGGRCTACEGQGSISHEMSFLPDVVTPCEACGGARFDAATLEVRYHGLSIGEVLRLSADEAKDVFQNLPKVAAPLQCLADLGVGYLQLGQGSNTLSGGEAQRLKLAAELTASSRHEPTLYVLDEPTTGLHVGDVEKLITFMGRLVDRGDTLVVIEHHPSVIGAADHLVELGPEGGEEGGHIVAAGTPREVAKLKTATGRVLRSLFTGEEAPSSRRGAAGGRR, encoded by the coding sequence ATGCACAAGACCCACCTCGTCGGCGCGCGCACCCACAACCTCAAGGAACTCTCCGTCGACCTGGCGGAGGGGGAGCTGGTCTGCATCACCGGAGTCTCCGGAGCGGGCAAGTCGAGCCTGGCGCTCGACACGCTGTACGCCGAGGGACAGCGGCGCTTCGTGGAGAGTTTCAGCCCGTATGCCCGGCAGTTCCTCGAGCGGCTGGAGCGGCCGCCCATGGAGGCGCTGGAGCCGGTGGCGGCGGGCGTGGCGGTGGACCGTCGGGCGCCGGTGAAGAGCTCGCGCTCCACGGTGGCGACGCTGGCGGACGTGGAGCCGTACCTGTCCGCGCTCTTCACGCGCGAGGCGATGCCGGTGTGCCCCGCATGCGGGGTGGAGGCGGTGCGCACCGACGCGGGCGTGGCGGCCCGCGCGCTGGTGGCCGAGTCCCCGGATGTCGCGGCGCTCATCGCCTTCCCGCTGCGCGTCCCCGACACGGCGTCGTTCCTGGACGTGCGCGCGCGCCTGCTGAAGGACGGCTACCACCGGCTGGTGGTGCAGGGCGAGGTGAAGGAGCTGGAGTCGCTCAAGCCCTCGGAGGCCACGGATTCGGCGGGCATCGCCCGGGTGCTGGTGGACCGGGTGAAGCTGTCGTCGTCGCAGGTGGGCCGGGTGACGCAGGCGCTGGAGGATGCGTGGAACCGCGCCGAGGGTGAGGCGGTGGTGCTGTTGCCCGGCGCCGAGGCGAAGCGGGTGCGCCGGGGCCTGGTGTGTCCGAAGTGCGCGCGCGAGTTCGAGGCGGCGCGGCCGGGGCTGTTCAGCTACCAGTCGCCCGTGGGCGCGTGCGCGGCGTGTCGCGGCTTCGGCCGCACCATCGGCATCGACTGGGACAAGGTGATTCCCAACCCGTCGCTGAGCCTGTCGCAGGGCGCCATCCGTCCGTGGTCCGGCGCGTCGACGGAGTGGGAGCGCGGCATGCTCCAGCGCTGGTGTCGCGAGAAGAAGATTCCCCTGGATGCACCCTGGTCCTCGCTGACGCCGGCGCAGCGCGAGTCGGTGCTGGAGGGCGCGGGGGACTACGACGGCGGCCGCGCGTATCCGGGCGTGCGCGCGTGGTTCCGGTGGATGGAGGGGCGCACGTACAAGATGCACGTGCGGGTGCTCCTGGCGCGCTACCGGGCGTATTCGCTGTGCAAGGACTGCGGCGGCGCGCGGCTCAACGAGCAGGCGCGGGCCTACCGCGTGGGCGGCCTGGACCTGCCGGGGTGGCACGGGCTGGAGCTGACGCAGGCGCTCTCGCGGCTGGACGCGCTGGGCACGACGACGGGGCAGGGGGAGCTGGCGCGGCGCGAGCTGGCCGGACGTCTGCGCTACCTGCAGCGCGTGGGGCTGGGCTACCTGACGCTGGACCGGCAGGCGCGCACGCTGTCGGGTGGCGAGGCGCAGCGCGTGTCGCTGACGGCGGCGCTGGGCACCTCGCTCACCGGCTCGCTCTTCGTCCTGGACGAGCCCACCGTGGGCCTGCACCCGGGCGACGTGCCGCCGCTGACGGAGGCCATCGCGGAGCTGGCGGAGCGGGGCAACATCGCGCTCGTCATCGAGCATGACCCGCTGGTCATCCGCTCCGCGCACCGCGTGCTGGAGCTGGGCCCGGGCGCGGGACGTGAGGGCGGCGAGCTGTGCTTCGACGGCCCTCCCGAGGCGCTGGCGAAGCGCAAGGACCTGCCCACGGGCCGACTGCTCGCGGGTGGGGCCGACGTGAAGCGGGCGCCGCGCGAGCGGACCGGTGAGCTGGTGGTGAAGGGCGCGCGCGAGCACAACCTGAAGGCGCTGTCGGTGAAGGTGCCGCTGGGCGTGCTGTGCGCGGTGACGGGGCCGAGCGGCTCGGGCAAGAGCACGCTGGTGGACGAGGTGCTCTATCGACACCTGGCGCGGCGGCTGGGCGTGAAGGACGTGGAGGCCCCGGGCGCGGTGGACGCGCTGGAGGGGGCCGACGCGGTGAAGGCCATCACCTTCGTGGACCAGTCTCCGCTGGGGCGCACCTCGCGCGGCAACGCGGCCACGTACACCAAGGCGTGGGACCGGATGCGTGAGCGCTTCGCCGCGGAGCCGGACGCCGAGGTGCGGGGCCTGACGCCGGCCCACTTCTCCTTCAACGTGGACAAGGGGCGCTGCGAGGCGTGCTCGGGCGAGGGCTACGAAACGGTGGAGATGCAGTTCCTCGCGGACGTGGCCCTGTTGTGCGCGGTGTGCCGGGGCCGGCGCTTCAAGGAGGAGGTGCTCGCCGTCCGCCACCAGGGCTTCAGCGTGGCGCAGGTGCTGGAGATGACAGTGGCGGAGGCGCTCCAGCACTTCGGCGGCGACGCGGCCCTCCGGCGCGCGCTGGCGCCCGTGGCGCGGTTGGGCCTGGGCTACCTGCCCTTGGGACAGCCGTTGTCGACGCTGTCGGGCGGCGAGGCGCAGCGGTTGAAGCTGGCGCGGGCGCTGGCCAGCGAGGCGGCGGGGGCGCTGTTCCTCATCGACGAGCCCTCCGCGGGCCTGCACGCGGAGGACGTGCGTCACGTCATCGACGCGCTGCACGCGCTGGTGGACATGGGCGCCAGCGTCATCGTGGTGGACCACGACGTCGCGGTGATGAAGGCGTCGGACTGGGTCATCGACCTGGGGCCGGTGGGCGGCAAGGACGGCGGGCGGCTGGTGGCCGAGGGCACGCCGGAGTCGGTGGCGCGCGGCGAGGGCGCGACGGCGGTGGCGCTCCGGGGTGAGCGAAAGCCCCTGGGCCGCGTGGTGAAGGCGCGGCGGCCGGGCAAGGACGCGGCGCCCGCCATCGAGGTGGAGCACGCGCGCGAGCACAACCTCCAGGACGTGTCCTGCAAGATTCCCCTGGGGAAGATGACCGTCGTCACGGGGCCGAGCGGCTCGGGCAAGAGCTCGCTCGCGTTCGACGTGGTGTTCGCCGAGGGGCAGCGGCGCTTCCTGGAGACGCTCAGCCCGTACGCGCGCCAGTTCCTGCCCACGATGCCCCGGCCGGACGTGGAGCGCGTCAGCTCCATTCCGCCGAGCGTGGCGCTGGAGCAGCGCACCTCGCGTGCGGGCGGCACCAGCACGGTGGCCACCGTCACCGAGGTGTCCCATTACCTGCGTCTCTTGTTCGCCAAGCTGGGCGAGCCGCACTGCCCCAACGACGACACGCCCATCACCTCCACGTCGCCGGAGGTGCTGTTCGCGCAGCTCTCCCAGATGAAGGGAGATGGGACGGTGCTGGCGCCGGCGGTGCGCTCGCGCAAGGGCACGTACCTGGATGTCTTCGCCGCCGCGGCGCGCGCGGGCATCACCACGGCCATCGTCGACGGACAGCTGTCCTCCACGGACGACCCGCCGCGCCTGGCGAAGACGCGCGAGCACGACATCGACCTGGTGATGCACGAGGGCAAGCTGTCGAAGCTGCCTCGGGACGTGTTCGACAAGGCGCTGGGCTGGGGACAGGGCGCGCTCAAGATCCGGACGTCGAAGGGCGAGACGCTCCTGTCCACCGAGCGCACGTGCCCCAAATGTGGCACGGCCGTGCCGGAGCTGGACCCTCGTTGGTTCTCGTTCAACACGAAGCAGGGCCGCTGCGAGTCGTGCGAGGGCACGGGCGTGAAGGGTGGCTCCGAAGCGCAGGCCGAGGGTGAGACGGCGCCGTGCCGTGAGTGCGGCGGCAGTCGACTGGCGCCGGTGCCTCGGGGCGTGCGGCTGGAAGGGGCGCGCTACCACGAGGTGGTGCAGCAGTCCGTGGCGGCCTCGCTGGCGCGGGTGCGGGGCTGGAAGTTCAAGGCAGACCGGGCGCTGCTCGGCGAGCCCTCGCGGCAGGAGCTGCTGCGGCGCATGGAGTTCCTGGAGCGGGTGGGCCTGGGCTACCTGTCCCTGGACCGCAACGCGGCCACGCTGTCGGGTGGAGAGATGCAGCGCCTGCGGCTGTCGGCGCAGCTCGGCGCGGGACTCACGGGCGCGATGTACGTGCTCGACGAGCCCACCATCGGCCTGCATCCTCGCGACACCCATCGGCTGCTCGACAACCTGCGCGCGCTGGTGAACACGGGCTCCACGGTGCTGGTGGTGGAGCACGACTCGGACACCATCCGCGCGGCGGACCACCTGTTGGACCTGGGCCCGACGGGCGGGCGCGGCGGCGGGCGCATCCTCGCGGAGGGGCCTCCGGACGTGGTGCTCCAGGGCGAGTCCCCCACGGCGCTCGCGCTGAGGGCGTCGCAGGTGCGGCCTCCCTCCGGGCGTGGAGAGCCGAAGCAGTGGCTGGAGCTGAAGGGCGCGCGGGCCAACAACCTGAAGCGCGTGGACCTGCGGCTGCCGGTGGGACGGCTCAATGTCGTCAGCGGCGTGTCCGGCTCGGGCAAGAGCACGTTGATTCGACAGGTGCTGTACCCGGCGCTTCGCGAGGCGCTGGAGCTGGTGTCCTCGAAGCCCGGACCGTTCGACACGCTCAAGGGCGTGGAGGCGGTGAAGCGGGTGATGTCGGTGGACCAGTCGCCCATCGGCCGCACGCCGCGCTCCGTGCCCGCGACGTTCCTGGGCATCTGGGACGAGCTGCGTCGGGCCTTCGCCGCGACGCCCGAGGCGAAGATTCGCGGCTTCTCCGCCGCGCGCTTCTCCTTCAACACGGCCAGCGGTGGACGGTGCACCGCGTGCGAGGGACAGGGCTCCATCTCCCACGAGATGTCCTTCCTTCCGGACGTGGTGACGCCGTGCGAGGCCTGCGGGGGCGCGCGCTTCGACGCGGCGACGCTCGAGGTGCGCTACCACGGGCTGTCCATCGGCGAGGTGCTGCGGCTGTCCGCGGACGAGGCGAAGGACGTCTTCCAGAACCTGCCCAAGGTGGCGGCGCCGCTGCAGTGCCTCGCGGACCTGGGCGTGGGCTACCTCCAGCTGGGCCAGGGCTCCAACACGCTGTCCGGCGGTGAGGCGCAGCGGTTGAAGCTGGCGGCCGAGCTGACGGCGTCCTCGCGGCACGAGCCCACGCTCTACGTGCTGGACGAGCCCACCACGGGCCTGCACGTGGGCGACGTGGAGAAGCTCATCACCTTCATGGGCCGGCTGGTGGACCGCGGCGACACGCTGGTGGTCATCGAGCACCACCCGTCGGTCATCGGCGCGGCGGACCACCTGGTGGAGCTGGGGCCCGAGGGCGGCGAGGAGGGTGGACACATCGTCGCGGCGGGCACGCCTCGCGAGGTGGCGAAGCTGAAGACGGCGACCGGGCGGGTGCTGCGCTCGCTCTTCACGGGCGAGGAGGCCCCGTCATCGCGACGTGGCGCGGCGGGGGGCCGGCGGTGA
- a CDS encoding glutathione peroxidase has product MRTLHVLCVASALVVTPALAGDVATKPSTPAKSQPSSEKKPMSLHALSANRLDGKPANLSDYQGKVLVIVNTASECGYTPQYAGLEKLYQDYKDKGVVVLGFPSNDFGGQEPGSSEQIAKFCELRFKVTFPMFEKVKTKGEGQSPVYAFLSKDHDAPKWNFHKYVVGKDGQVRAGFPSKVTPESDELRKAVDAALTQP; this is encoded by the coding sequence ATGCGAACCCTTCATGTCCTGTGCGTCGCCTCGGCGCTCGTCGTCACCCCGGCCCTGGCCGGTGATGTGGCGACGAAGCCGTCCACTCCCGCGAAGTCCCAGCCCTCCAGCGAGAAGAAGCCCATGTCCCTGCACGCGTTGTCCGCCAACCGCCTCGATGGCAAGCCCGCGAACCTCTCCGACTACCAGGGCAAGGTCCTGGTCATCGTGAACACGGCGTCCGAGTGTGGCTACACGCCGCAGTACGCGGGCCTGGAGAAGCTCTACCAGGACTACAAGGACAAGGGCGTCGTGGTGCTGGGCTTCCCGTCCAACGACTTCGGCGGGCAGGAGCCGGGCAGCTCGGAGCAGATCGCCAAATTCTGCGAGCTGCGCTTCAAGGTGACGTTCCCCATGTTCGAGAAGGTGAAGACGAAGGGCGAGGGCCAGTCGCCCGTCTACGCCTTCCTGTCGAAGGACCACGACGCGCCGAAGTGGAACTTCCACAAGTACGTGGTGGGCAAGGACGGCCAGGTGCGCGCGGGCTTCCCGAGCAAGGTGACGCCGGAGAGCGACGAGCTGCGCAAGGCCGTCGACGCCGCGCTCACCCAGCCCTGA
- a CDS encoding DUF5996 family protein: MALSTSGFGTREEAWPALPFAEWKDTYATLHRYTQVLGKVRLALTPPENHWWNVSFRVTSRGLTTGLIPYGNGSFEVDFDFLANELRFLTSRGDVRVMELTARSVAEFYRDVMSTLRELGVEVRIWEQPVEIPDDTTPFSEDTHHATYVPGHVRNWWRALLQAHIAMKEFRAGFTGKCSPVQFFWGSFDLAVTRFGGRPAPARPGADAVTAEAYCEEVCSVGFWPGTAALGGAAFYCYAAPEPKGFSEASVKPSGAGYDANLKEFLLPYEAVRRAEDPRAFLLDFFQSTYDACADLGKWDRARCERPLIIPESVKGAWRSVTLPEQPPAESSP, translated from the coding sequence ATGGCCCTGTCGACATCCGGATTCGGGACGCGGGAGGAGGCGTGGCCGGCGCTGCCCTTCGCGGAGTGGAAGGACACCTATGCCACGCTGCACCGGTACACCCAGGTGCTCGGCAAGGTGCGGTTGGCGCTGACGCCGCCGGAGAACCATTGGTGGAACGTGTCGTTCCGCGTGACGTCTCGCGGGCTCACCACGGGGCTGATTCCCTATGGGAATGGGAGCTTCGAGGTGGACTTCGACTTCCTGGCCAACGAGCTGCGCTTCCTGACGAGCCGTGGAGACGTGCGCGTCATGGAGCTGACGGCGCGCTCGGTGGCGGAGTTCTATCGGGACGTCATGTCGACGCTGCGCGAGCTGGGCGTGGAGGTGCGCATCTGGGAGCAGCCGGTGGAGATTCCCGATGACACGACGCCCTTCAGCGAGGACACGCACCACGCGACGTATGTGCCCGGGCACGTGCGCAACTGGTGGAGGGCGTTGTTGCAGGCCCACATCGCGATGAAGGAGTTCCGCGCGGGCTTCACGGGCAAGTGCAGCCCGGTGCAGTTCTTCTGGGGGAGCTTCGACCTGGCGGTGACGCGCTTCGGCGGCAGGCCCGCTCCGGCGCGGCCGGGCGCGGACGCGGTGACGGCGGAGGCGTACTGCGAGGAGGTGTGCAGCGTGGGCTTCTGGCCCGGCACGGCGGCGCTCGGCGGCGCGGCGTTCTATTGCTACGCGGCGCCCGAGCCGAAGGGGTTCTCCGAAGCGAGCGTGAAGCCCTCGGGCGCGGGGTACGACGCGAACCTGAAGGAGTTCCTGTTGCCGTACGAGGCCGTGCGGCGCGCGGAGGACCCGAGAGCCTTCCTTCTCGACTTCTTCCAGTCCACGTATGACGCGTGCGCGGACCTGGGGAAGTGGGACCGCGCCCGTTGTGAGCGGCCCCTCATCATCCCCGAGAGCGTGAAGGGCGCGTGGAGGAGTGTCACCCTGCCCGAGCAGCCTCCCGCGGAGTCGAGTCCGTGA
- a CDS encoding chemotaxis protein yields the protein MSRPRRLIGCILLLIWVSGCSVAAPRSELVRRVGRSDLSVEALRVRVRDMARRFSGLLEASADEIAAASGSEEVRVAMTRFKINAVPAMQAALLQPDPVAALVDAWALLAQLELALPQRATSAGASPELLARAERLLRQQEAEVEALWKDVCGRQDVEGARVRVHEWAAEHPLVGPLVTRVSTVSLLADVTSLSGMGALRTAGVLVEDVRDLTARVDLYAASLPRQARWQAESMAQDALKAVPTREVLADLGRAVDTLEQFGALAAGTSALVARERSAMLSALTSEREALQRFVEQERRALMAAVAGERQAVLSALHTERVETLQQGERIGLGMVDQTFQRAALLVDRVFLWLLGMTLVAVLGGLGLAVLLLRAWRRKAG from the coding sequence ATGTCCCGCCCGCGCCGACTCATTGGATGCATCCTGCTGCTCATCTGGGTGAGCGGATGCTCCGTCGCGGCGCCCCGCTCGGAGCTGGTGCGGCGCGTGGGGCGCTCGGACCTGTCCGTCGAGGCGCTGCGCGTCCGCGTGCGGGACATGGCCCGGCGCTTCTCGGGGTTGTTGGAGGCCTCCGCGGATGAAATCGCGGCGGCGTCCGGCTCCGAGGAAGTGCGCGTGGCGATGACACGGTTCAAGATCAACGCGGTGCCGGCGATGCAGGCGGCCCTGCTCCAGCCGGACCCCGTGGCGGCGCTGGTGGATGCGTGGGCGCTGCTCGCGCAGCTCGAGCTCGCCCTGCCCCAGCGGGCGACGAGCGCGGGCGCATCACCGGAGCTGTTGGCGCGGGCGGAGCGGCTGTTGCGCCAGCAGGAGGCGGAGGTGGAAGCGCTCTGGAAGGACGTCTGCGGGCGCCAGGACGTGGAGGGCGCGCGGGTGCGTGTCCATGAGTGGGCCGCGGAGCATCCGCTGGTGGGCCCGCTCGTGACGCGGGTGTCCACGGTGTCGTTGCTCGCGGATGTGACGTCGCTGTCCGGCATGGGGGCCCTGAGGACGGCCGGGGTGCTGGTGGAGGATGTCCGGGACCTGACGGCACGCGTGGACCTGTATGCGGCGTCGCTGCCGCGACAGGCGCGATGGCAGGCGGAGTCGATGGCGCAGGATGCGTTGAAGGCGGTGCCCACGCGCGAGGTGCTCGCGGACCTGGGGCGTGCCGTGGACACGCTGGAGCAGTTCGGCGCGCTGGCGGCGGGGACGTCCGCGCTGGTGGCGCGGGAGCGGAGCGCGATGTTGTCCGCGCTCACGTCGGAGCGGGAGGCGCTGCAGCGCTTCGTCGAGCAGGAGCGACGGGCCTTGATGGCGGCTGTCGCGGGCGAGCGACAGGCCGTGCTCTCCGCGCTCCACACGGAGCGGGTGGAGACCCTTCAGCAGGGAGAGCGCATCGGCCTCGGGATGGTGGACCAGACCTTCCAGCGCGCGGCGCTGCTGGTGGACCGGGTGTTCCTGTGGCTGCTCGGGATGACGCTCGTGGCAGTGCTGGGTGGACTGGGCCTCGCGGTGCTGCTGCTGCGCGCATGGAGGCGCAAGGCGGGCTGA
- a CDS encoding DUF4136 domain-containing protein translates to MRPLIRLAPLLMACVLTACAGIDVSTNYDPSAVQQLDGYKTYAWLPQPQGSDKRVYNPIVGGEVERAADAYLQSHGYQKVEANPDFLLGWHGAIDNKLEADTVNAYYGYPYDPMWDPFYGGGPVAMSAPETVVREYEQGTLLLDVVDAQSKKLVWRGQAQSEIDDNAKAEKQQSNINKSVEEILERFPPRGGK, encoded by the coding sequence ATGCGTCCGCTGATTCGACTCGCGCCCTTGTTGATGGCGTGTGTCCTGACGGCCTGCGCCGGCATCGACGTGAGCACGAACTACGACCCGAGCGCCGTCCAGCAGCTCGACGGCTACAAGACCTACGCGTGGCTGCCGCAGCCCCAGGGCAGCGACAAGCGCGTGTACAACCCCATCGTCGGCGGCGAAGTGGAGCGGGCGGCGGACGCCTATCTCCAGTCGCACGGCTACCAGAAGGTGGAGGCCAATCCGGACTTCCTCCTCGGCTGGCACGGCGCCATCGACAACAAGCTGGAGGCGGACACCGTCAACGCGTACTACGGCTATCCGTACGACCCGATGTGGGATCCGTTCTACGGGGGCGGCCCGGTGGCCATGTCGGCGCCCGAGACGGTGGTGCGTGAGTACGAGCAGGGCACGCTGCTCCTCGACGTGGTCGACGCCCAGTCGAAGAAGCTGGTGTGGCGCGGCCAGGCGCAGTCGGAGATCGACGACAACGCCAAGGCGGAGAAGCAGCAGTCGAACATCAACAAGTCGGTGGAGGAGATCCTCGAGCGGTTCCCTCCCCGGGGTGGGAAGTAG
- a CDS encoding zf-HC2 domain-containing protein: MAACPDMEARLDLHAAGALEPEETVPLLQHVESCAGCREALAQSMEVLSLVALPAPTAAEKAAQDTVPQRALEMWKRERMSQALRRRTVGSLLAAAAVVAAMVLMPGMPRPWTTNGGSTAEPADVDAEARAVEAQTLADFEAWAGLEPLEGGATWEDEESFEDLESWDDDDLLGETL, translated from the coding sequence ATGGCCGCATGCCCGGACATGGAAGCCCGGCTGGACCTGCACGCCGCGGGGGCCCTGGAGCCCGAGGAGACGGTGCCCCTGCTCCAGCACGTGGAGTCGTGCGCGGGGTGCCGCGAGGCGCTCGCACAGTCGATGGAGGTGCTGTCGCTGGTGGCGCTGCCCGCGCCGACGGCCGCGGAGAAGGCCGCGCAGGACACCGTCCCCCAGCGCGCGCTGGAGATGTGGAAGCGCGAGCGCATGAGCCAGGCGCTGCGGCGGCGCACGGTGGGCTCGCTGCTGGCCGCGGCGGCGGTGGTCGCGGCGATGGTGCTGATGCCGGGCATGCCGCGTCCGTGGACGACGAATGGCGGCTCCACCGCCGAGCCCGCCGACGTCGACGCCGAGGCGCGCGCGGTGGAGGCGCAGACGCTCGCGGACTTCGAGGCCTGGGCGGGGCTGGAGCCGCTGGAGGGCGGGGCGACGTGGGAGGACGAGGAGTCCTTCGAGGACCTCGAGAGCTGGGACGACGACGACCTGCTGGGAGAGACGTTGTGA
- a CDS encoding RNA polymerase sigma factor gives MSIRETGGQVVAMPSRRLALEGAPDEVLCRAFLDGETAAFEVLVLRHRALVFSLVRRYTTRPEDAADLTQGAFLRALEASRRVFARFTPTGPAPFRAWLVRIALNLAKNHARQGQRWRPVLVEAPREDMAEAPGESAQDGLERAEQARKVREEVLTLPRRQRQVLTLRVDAGLAFKDIAQTLGITENNAKVQFHHAVKRLKARVGEPEEKH, from the coding sequence GTGAGCATCAGGGAGACAGGCGGCCAGGTCGTGGCGATGCCGTCTCGCCGGCTGGCCCTGGAGGGGGCACCGGACGAGGTGCTGTGTCGCGCCTTCCTGGACGGGGAGACGGCGGCGTTCGAGGTGCTGGTGCTGCGGCACCGGGCGCTCGTCTTCTCGCTGGTGCGCCGCTACACGACGCGGCCCGAGGACGCCGCGGACCTGACGCAGGGCGCGTTCCTGCGCGCGCTGGAGGCCTCGCGTCGGGTGTTCGCGCGCTTCACGCCGACGGGGCCGGCGCCGTTCCGGGCGTGGCTGGTGCGAATCGCGCTCAACCTGGCGAAGAACCACGCGCGTCAGGGGCAGCGGTGGCGGCCGGTGTTGGTGGAGGCCCCGCGCGAGGACATGGCCGAGGCGCCCGGGGAGTCCGCGCAGGACGGGCTGGAGCGGGCCGAGCAGGCTCGGAAGGTGCGCGAGGAGGTCCTCACCCTGCCCCGTCGCCAGCGCCAGGTGCTGACGCTGCGCGTGGACGCGGGCCTGGCGTTCAAGGACATCGCGCAGACGCTCGGCATCACGGAGAACAATGCGAAGGTTCAGTTCCACCATGCGGTGAAGCGCCTGAAGGCGCGGGTGGGCGAGCCGGAGGAGAAGCACTGA
- a CDS encoding TIGR02265 family protein — MVLEGSGSRIKGGVLIARLNMLRRLGGQVRVDQVLGRLPPVDQALLRQAILPVAWYPLELNLRLDSAIAEVLSPEDEGRAFIDMGRSSADEALHGEQSAFIRRGEPHFLLSQAPRIYRFYYAVGSRTYESTGPRSAILRTFSAENVTEADCLTIIGWHERAIELSGGLSPRVTHPMCRARGAAHCEYHCAWE; from the coding sequence ATGGTTCTGGAAGGCTCGGGCTCTCGCATCAAGGGGGGCGTCCTCATCGCGCGCCTGAACATGCTGCGCCGGCTGGGCGGGCAGGTTCGGGTGGACCAGGTCCTGGGGCGTCTGCCTCCGGTGGACCAGGCCCTGTTGCGCCAGGCCATCCTCCCGGTGGCCTGGTATCCGCTGGAGCTGAACCTGCGGTTGGACTCGGCCATCGCGGAGGTGTTGTCGCCGGAGGACGAGGGACGGGCGTTCATCGACATGGGCCGCTCGTCCGCGGACGAGGCGCTGCACGGCGAGCAGAGCGCCTTCATCCGGCGTGGAGAGCCGCATTTCCTCTTGAGCCAGGCGCCGCGCATCTACCGCTTCTATTACGCGGTGGGCTCGCGCACGTACGAGTCCACGGGGCCGCGCTCCGCCATCCTGCGCACCTTCAGCGCGGAGAACGTCACGGAGGCGGACTGTCTCACCATCATCGGCTGGCACGAGCGGGCCATCGAGCTGTCGGGCGGGCTGTCGCCGCGAGTCACGCATCCGATGTGTCGGGCGCGGGGCGCGGCCCACTGCGAGTACCACTGCGCCTGGGAGTGA
- a CDS encoding peroxiredoxin has product MLAIGDLAPDFVAIDCHGVPLSLSALRGRRVVLFFFPKAFTLGCTIENRAFRDNHLHLQELGAELVGVSVDTQATQCAFAAKEDIHFSLLGDPDRVISRAYDVLWPVLRVDRRVTFIIGPEGRIEDIIRHEVRVYRHLDDVLAYLESHPMTAALDTAA; this is encoded by the coding sequence ATGCTCGCCATCGGAGACCTCGCGCCTGACTTCGTCGCCATCGACTGTCATGGCGTGCCCCTGAGCCTGTCCGCGCTGCGAGGACGCCGCGTCGTCCTCTTCTTCTTCCCCAAGGCCTTCACGCTCGGCTGCACCATCGAGAACCGGGCGTTCCGCGACAACCACCTGCATCTCCAGGAGCTGGGCGCCGAGCTGGTCGGCGTCTCCGTGGACACCCAGGCCACCCAGTGCGCGTTCGCCGCGAAGGAGGACATCCACTTCTCGCTGCTCGGAGACCCGGACCGCGTCATCAGCCGCGCCTACGACGTCCTCTGGCCCGTGCTCCGCGTGGACCGCCGCGTCACCTTCATCATCGGCCCGGAAGGCCGCATCGAGGACATCATCCGTCACGAGGTGCGCGTGTACCGCCACCTGGACGACGTGCTCGCCTACCTCGAGTCCCACCCCATGACGGCCGCGCTCGACACCGCCGCCTGA